A genomic window from Algoriphagus sp. Y33 includes:
- a CDS encoding CBS domain-containing protein has protein sequence MHAYEYINNLIPPLKLSDKTGMALSWMEEIRTDVLPVIDKGNFLGLIKEEQIFELNNPERLVADIELENSDCWVFSDKHIYDVLRVSSEQNSNIVAVLDRELNYLGIVTMEDSIAAFADSLSIKSQGSVLILSLSMTDYSLAEISRIIESENTKVLSSFITTDPLDDNKIKLTLKLDQPELRHIKATLERFGYKIIDHYQEESGVSSEEDRIGNLLRFLDI, from the coding sequence ATGCACGCCTACGAATACATCAACAACCTGATTCCCCCACTGAAGCTTTCTGATAAGACAGGAATGGCATTGTCGTGGATGGAAGAAATCAGAACTGATGTACTTCCTGTTATAGACAAGGGGAATTTCCTGGGACTGATAAAGGAAGAGCAGATTTTCGAGCTAAACAACCCGGAAAGGTTGGTTGCAGACATAGAACTCGAGAATTCGGACTGCTGGGTGTTTTCGGACAAGCATATTTATGATGTACTGCGGGTGAGTTCAGAGCAAAACTCGAATATTGTAGCGGTTTTGGACAGAGAGTTAAACTACTTAGGCATAGTGACAATGGAGGATTCCATTGCTGCTTTTGCAGACAGTCTCTCAATCAAATCACAAGGAAGTGTGCTGATCCTTTCGCTTAGTATGACAGACTACAGTTTGGCAGAAATTTCCAGAATCATCGAATCTGAAAACACCAAAGTACTCAGCTCATTTATTACTACAGATCCTCTTGATGACAATAAGATCAAACTAACTTTGAAGTTGGATCAACCTGAACTCAGGCATATCAAGGCCACCCTGGAGCGGTTTGGTTATAAAATAATAGATCATTATCAGGAAGAAAGCGGAGTGAGTAGCGAGGAGGACAGAATCGGTAACTTGCTGAGATTTTTAGATATTTAG
- a CDS encoding DUF6089 family protein produces the protein MKKVNFQIFNYLLLCLLLFFGISGEIQAQKYEIGGGLGAAAYSGDIIRKIDPGQLGLQATLFGKRNFDNVWSLRGSVTGAFLYGADSIKPIDKVAQLRDARFRAGVLELSAVMEFNFLDYLAPNSEFRFSPYAFFGLGYSLIFAKGNTFQYNVSSKYNLGTVVIPFGGGIKYQLDERWTLAAELGFRPTFTDYLDKVDSKEPSIPRHQDPNNPDAPYGINYGNAYDKDWYYFLGVTISYTLMTTKCYAY, from the coding sequence TTGAAAAAGGTCAATTTTCAGATTTTCAACTACTTACTTTTGTGTTTACTGCTTTTCTTCGGAATTTCGGGAGAAATCCAAGCGCAAAAGTATGAGATAGGAGGGGGCTTAGGAGCTGCCGCCTATTCAGGCGATATAATCAGAAAAATAGATCCAGGCCAGTTAGGCCTTCAAGCTACGTTGTTTGGCAAGAGAAATTTTGACAATGTGTGGTCGCTAAGAGGAAGCGTGACCGGAGCATTTCTATATGGAGCAGATAGCATCAAGCCTATCGACAAAGTGGCACAGCTTAGAGATGCACGGTTTAGAGCCGGAGTATTGGAATTATCAGCGGTTATGGAATTTAATTTCCTAGACTACTTGGCCCCCAACTCCGAATTCCGATTTTCACCTTATGCATTCTTTGGTTTGGGCTACTCCTTAATTTTCGCAAAAGGGAATACGTTTCAATACAATGTTTCCTCAAAATATAATTTAGGGACTGTTGTTATTCCTTTCGGTGGAGGAATCAAATACCAACTGGATGAACGGTGGACATTGGCAGCTGAATTGGGTTTCAGGCCGACCTTTACAGACTACTTGGATAAAGTAGACAGTAAAGAGCCGTCGATCCCAAGGCATCAGGATCCAAACAACCCTGATGCGCCCTATGGAATTAACTATGGGAATGCCTATGACAAGGACTGGTACTACTTCCTAGGAGTTACGATTAGCTATACCCTGATGACTACCAAATGCTACGCATATTAA
- a CDS encoding NAD kinase translates to MKVALHGLALKAELFPDVQSLFNELTKHQFEIFATEQFDRQLRMHRNKALNYWVLENREEMASMDFVISIGGDGTLLDAVCQVGDLEVPILGLNTGRLGFLATVATEKISEAVADLANNNYQVETRSLISVLSQRKLFNGLNFGLNEFTIHKRDTSSMITVHTYIDGKYLNSYWADGLIVSTPTGSTGYSLSCGGPLISPEAKSLVITPVSPHNLNVRPIIVSDESEISFEIEGRAEKFLISLDSRSTSISSEVKLSVKKENFSAKLVKLPHYHFFDTLRQKLNWGFDMRN, encoded by the coding sequence ATGAAAGTCGCTCTTCATGGCTTGGCGCTGAAAGCAGAATTGTTTCCGGATGTTCAGTCACTATTCAACGAACTCACCAAACATCAATTCGAAATATTTGCCACCGAGCAATTTGACAGGCAATTGCGAATGCATCGCAATAAAGCGCTGAACTATTGGGTTCTGGAAAACAGGGAAGAAATGGCTTCTATGGATTTTGTCATATCCATAGGGGGAGACGGTACCTTGCTCGATGCGGTTTGCCAAGTGGGCGACCTCGAAGTCCCGATTCTGGGACTCAATACAGGAAGGCTTGGTTTTCTGGCTACGGTGGCTACGGAGAAAATATCCGAAGCTGTGGCAGACTTGGCCAACAATAATTACCAAGTAGAAACAAGGTCCCTAATCTCTGTTCTGAGTCAGCGCAAGCTTTTCAATGGACTGAATTTCGGATTAAATGAATTCACTATACACAAGCGTGACACATCATCGATGATCACTGTCCATACCTACATAGATGGAAAATACCTCAACAGCTATTGGGCAGATGGACTTATTGTCTCTACTCCCACCGGGAGTACGGGTTATTCACTGAGCTGCGGCGGGCCATTGATTTCTCCAGAGGCCAAAAGCCTGGTGATCACCCCCGTAAGCCCCCACAATCTAAACGTACGCCCCATCATTGTTTCGGATGAAAGCGAGATCAGTTTTGAAATAGAGGGACGGGCAGAAAAATTCTTAATATCTTTGGACTCTCGATCAACGTCAATTTCCTCGGAGGTGAAGCTTAGTGTGAAGAAAGAAAACTTTTCTGCAAAATTGGTAAAGTTGCCTCATTATCATTTCTTTGATACATTAAGACAAAAGCTCAACTGGGGTTTCGACATGAGAAACTGA
- a CDS encoding isopenicillin N synthase family oxygenase, producing MEILFDEIPSLDLADFISGTPPKKAAFVQKLGEAYQNIGFVAIKNHGLSQDLQDRLYGSIKDFFSLSDDIKTKYEKPEIGFQRGYTGKGKEHAKGRNTGDLKEFYHVGQELSRIPDADPIKSEYPPNIWPSELPEFQNDANEAYRTLESAGKAMLQAIALSLGLDEYYFEDKVAHGNSILRQIHYFPIENPDQVPADAVRAAEHGDINLITLLMGASADGLQVLRKDGKWIPITALPDQLVVNVGDMLERLTNKKLKSTIHRVVNPPREKMNTSRYSIPFFMHPRSEMDLTCLESCIDADHPKQFEDATAGEFLEERLRELGLRK from the coding sequence ATGGAAATCCTATTTGATGAGATCCCAAGTTTAGATTTAGCAGATTTCATTTCCGGCACTCCCCCGAAAAAGGCAGCATTCGTACAGAAGCTGGGAGAAGCCTACCAAAACATTGGCTTTGTAGCCATCAAAAATCATGGTTTGTCACAAGATCTCCAAGATAGATTGTATGGGTCCATCAAGGATTTTTTCTCCTTATCTGACGATATCAAGACAAAGTACGAAAAACCTGAAATCGGATTTCAACGGGGATACACAGGAAAAGGGAAAGAACATGCCAAAGGCAGAAACACCGGTGATCTAAAGGAATTTTATCATGTAGGGCAGGAACTCAGCAGAATTCCCGATGCAGATCCCATCAAAAGTGAATACCCGCCAAACATCTGGCCTTCGGAGCTTCCTGAATTCCAAAACGATGCAAATGAAGCTTACCGTACGCTGGAAAGTGCAGGCAAGGCCATGCTTCAGGCTATTGCACTTTCCCTGGGGCTGGATGAATATTATTTCGAAGACAAAGTAGCACATGGCAACTCCATTCTAAGACAAATTCATTATTTCCCAATCGAAAATCCTGACCAAGTACCGGCTGATGCAGTAAGAGCTGCAGAGCATGGCGACATCAATTTGATTACTTTGTTGATGGGAGCCAGCGCAGACGGTCTTCAGGTCTTGAGAAAAGACGGGAAATGGATTCCGATCACCGCACTTCCTGACCAGCTGGTTGTAAACGTAGGCGATATGCTGGAGAGATTGACAAATAAAAAATTGAAGTCCACGATCCACCGCGTAGTGAACCCTCCTCGGGAGAAAATGAACACAAGCAGATACTCTATTCCCTTCTTTATGCATCCCCGTTCTGAAATGGATCTCACATGCTTGGAAAGCTGTATAGATGCCGATCATCCAAAACAATTTGAAGATGCTACTGCCGGAGAATTTCTGGAAGAGCGGCTCCGTGAACTAGGATTGAGAAAATAG
- a CDS encoding bestrophin family protein has translation MKGYNPKEWFNVIFLIQKSDTLIKLGPFMVVIFIYSLGIAWLEMDYLKIGKNSWVQNIPIMHSLLSFVISLLLVFRTNTAYDRWWEGRKLWGQLVNTSRNLALKLAGILDTSDEESRKFFRRTIPIYSFALKEHLRSKVTLYMLDDKEDIAIKPEIDPDKHVPNQVAKLMFAKVNDLYKGGKITGDQLIILNQELVSFTDICGACERIKNTPIPYSYSSFIKKFILAYVLTLPLGYVFSLGYYAAPIVTFIFYVLASLELIAEEIEEPFGTDANDLPMGKLSENIQKHVQELI, from the coding sequence ATGAAAGGATACAATCCCAAGGAATGGTTTAATGTAATATTTTTGATTCAAAAATCGGATACGCTAATCAAGCTTGGTCCGTTTATGGTCGTTATTTTTATCTACTCCCTGGGTATAGCGTGGCTCGAAATGGATTATCTAAAGATTGGGAAAAACAGTTGGGTCCAGAATATTCCGATAATGCACAGTTTGTTGAGTTTTGTGATTTCCCTCTTACTGGTTTTTCGTACCAATACTGCCTACGACAGGTGGTGGGAAGGGCGAAAACTGTGGGGTCAATTGGTAAACACAAGCAGAAATCTGGCACTTAAACTCGCCGGAATCCTTGATACTTCTGATGAAGAGTCCCGTAAATTTTTCAGAAGGACCATTCCTATTTATTCATTTGCCCTAAAAGAGCACTTACGATCCAAAGTGACTTTGTACATGCTGGACGATAAGGAAGACATTGCGATCAAACCAGAAATCGATCCGGATAAACATGTGCCAAACCAAGTGGCCAAACTGATGTTTGCCAAGGTAAACGACCTATACAAAGGGGGAAAAATCACAGGAGATCAATTGATCATACTCAATCAAGAACTGGTTTCCTTCACCGATATCTGTGGTGCTTGCGAACGAATCAAGAATACTCCCATTCCATATTCCTACAGCTCCTTTATCAAAAAATTTATTCTGGCTTACGTCCTTACCCTGCCGCTTGGCTATGTGTTTTCGCTGGGATACTATGCGGCTCCCATCGTAACATTTATTTTCTATGTGCTCGCCAGTTTGGAATTAATTGCCGAAGAAATCGAAGAGCCTTTTGGCACAGATGCTAATGACTTGCCAATGGGCAAATTGTCCGAAAATATCCAAAAGCATGTGCAAGAATTGATTTGA
- the coaE gene encoding dephospho-CoA kinase (Dephospho-CoA kinase (CoaE) performs the final step in coenzyme A biosynthesis.), protein MSNPTPVLVGITGGIGSGKSTVAKIFSILGIPIYYADDRAKWLMGNNKQLKDQIIAAFGVESYDSDGNPNRGFLAKTVFSDPEKVKTINSLVHPAVGKDFSDWASVQSSPYVLKEAALIFETGNNKVLDYVINVSSPLKIRVSRTLMRDPFRSEEQVNQIINQQLPDEQKNELADFVIKNTDNKLLIPQVLKIHQHLISEK, encoded by the coding sequence ATGAGTAATCCCACTCCTGTCTTAGTAGGCATTACCGGAGGAATAGGATCTGGAAAATCCACTGTGGCAAAGATTTTTTCTATACTTGGAATTCCAATTTATTACGCAGATGATCGCGCTAAGTGGTTGATGGGAAACAACAAACAGTTAAAAGATCAAATTATAGCAGCTTTCGGCGTAGAATCCTATGATTCGGACGGCAACCCAAACCGGGGTTTTCTGGCAAAAACAGTCTTCTCCGACCCTGAGAAAGTCAAGACAATTAATTCTCTTGTTCACCCTGCTGTAGGAAAGGATTTTTCGGATTGGGCTTCCGTGCAAAGTTCCCCCTATGTGCTAAAAGAAGCAGCATTGATCTTCGAGACAGGAAATAATAAGGTCTTGGATTATGTAATCAATGTAAGCTCACCCCTAAAAATCCGAGTCTCCAGAACGCTTATGAGAGATCCATTTAGATCGGAGGAGCAGGTAAATCAGATCATTAATCAGCAGCTGCCGGACGAGCAGAAAAACGAGCTGGCGGATTTTGTGATTAAGAATACGGATAATAAGCTTTTGATTCCGCAGGTTCTAAAAATCCATCAGCATCTTATATCTGAGAAATAG
- a CDS encoding CdaR family protein codes for MPETNKSSQRISPKKLSNLKVVVLCVAAATTFWILNALNKDDYNTIVDFPVEIIYDQNQFVSISGLPKTLEIEISGNGWDLLRKYFSFNSDAYPIELNNPASTNYLLTADLKRSLGEFLSPTQLISVLDDSLKFNIDKIKSIKVKPVLDSTSFSMAKNYRVIDQITYNPETITLYGPSSIMDTLSGNFKIPLDENRINKSIEKKISLEVPEEMGNLVHIEEESILVKLEVIEFLEGNKRLKIKKLNFPNSVKLTNEDVVIMISYLVDERKVSELKDLEFEAVLDYYKRNKEDSTIAVQVKPMPGYLDQVVVSPDILKLNYE; via the coding sequence TTGCCGGAAACTAATAAATCCTCACAGAGGATTTCTCCAAAAAAACTCTCTAATCTGAAAGTGGTAGTTCTCTGCGTCGCAGCAGCTACCACCTTTTGGATTTTAAACGCCCTGAATAAGGACGACTACAATACCATTGTCGATTTCCCCGTCGAAATCATCTACGACCAAAATCAGTTTGTATCCATATCCGGACTTCCCAAAACGCTAGAAATAGAAATCTCGGGAAATGGGTGGGATTTACTTAGAAAATATTTCAGCTTCAATAGCGATGCTTACCCGATAGAGCTTAACAATCCCGCCTCTACCAACTACCTCCTTACTGCTGACCTAAAAAGGTCTCTGGGTGAGTTTCTGTCCCCTACCCAGTTAATCTCAGTGCTTGACGATTCACTGAAATTCAACATCGACAAAATAAAGTCCATCAAAGTCAAACCTGTCCTTGATTCCACAAGCTTTTCAATGGCTAAAAACTACCGTGTAATTGATCAAATCACGTATAATCCTGAGACAATTACCCTTTATGGCCCAAGTTCCATAATGGACACCTTGAGCGGAAACTTCAAAATTCCACTTGATGAAAATCGCATAAACAAATCCATTGAGAAGAAAATAAGCCTTGAAGTCCCTGAGGAAATGGGAAACCTGGTACACATCGAAGAGGAATCGATTTTGGTGAAACTAGAGGTTATTGAATTTCTTGAAGGAAATAAGCGACTTAAAATCAAGAAATTAAACTTCCCAAATTCCGTCAAATTGACAAATGAAGATGTCGTAATTATGATTTCTTATCTTGTGGATGAGCGGAAGGTAAGCGAATTAAAGGATCTTGAATTCGAAGCTGTGCTGGATTATTATAAGAGAAATAAAGAAGACAGTACCATTGCAGTTCAAGTAAAACCTATGCCGGGTTATTTGGATCAGGTGGTGGTATCACCCGATATTTTAAAGCTGAACTATGAGTAA
- a CDS encoding isoprenyl transferase: MAFLYLQKNKKPETAGMKEVSDNNNIPKHIAIIMDGNGRWATKKGAMRIFGHKNATKAVREAIEGADSLGVKYLTLFSFSTENWSRPKAEVDGLMELLVKTMSDEIPMLMNGNFKLESIGDVESLPPSAYNTLKRVKEITSKNTGLKVILALSYSGHWELTQAAKHIAQKVSEGKLNVDDITEKVMAAHLETTDYPDPELMVRTSGEYRISNFLLWQLAYTEMYFTPVLWPDFRREHLFAAVSDYQSRERRFGKTGEQVKS, from the coding sequence ATGGCATTTTTGTACCTCCAAAAAAACAAGAAACCAGAGACGGCTGGAATGAAGGAAGTATCTGACAACAATAACATCCCTAAGCATATTGCAATTATCATGGACGGCAACGGACGCTGGGCTACGAAAAAAGGTGCTATGCGGATATTTGGACACAAGAATGCCACGAAGGCAGTTCGGGAAGCCATTGAGGGCGCAGACAGTCTAGGCGTTAAATACCTTACTTTATTCTCGTTCTCAACAGAGAATTGGTCAAGGCCGAAAGCTGAAGTTGACGGACTAATGGAACTACTCGTGAAGACTATGTCGGATGAGATTCCCATGCTGATGAACGGCAACTTCAAATTGGAAAGTATAGGAGATGTGGAAAGCCTCCCTCCCTCAGCATATAATACACTGAAGAGAGTGAAGGAAATAACATCTAAAAATACCGGTCTCAAAGTGATCTTGGCATTAAGCTACAGCGGTCACTGGGAGCTCACTCAAGCAGCTAAGCACATTGCTCAAAAAGTCTCAGAAGGAAAATTGAACGTGGACGATATTACAGAAAAAGTAATGGCCGCGCATCTTGAAACAACCGACTATCCTGATCCAGAACTTATGGTCAGAACTAGCGGCGAATACAGGATTAGCAATTTTCTACTTTGGCAACTGGCCTATACGGAGATGTATTTCACCCCCGTATTATGGCCGGATTTTAGAAGAGAGCACCTCTTTGCTGCAGTTTCCGACTACCAATCACGGGAAAGGAGATTTGGCAAGACGGGTGAGCAAGTTAAATCTTAA
- a CDS encoding DUF3037 domain-containing protein: MQEQHLYEYAIIRVVPRVEREEFINAGVVLCHWKRDFLGCKIHLDHKKLLAIDPLADVEMIQLNLASFEKICAGKANGGTIASMDLASRFRWLTAVRSSIIQTSRPHSGYASNLEQTLERLFEENVG, from the coding sequence ATGCAAGAACAGCACTTATATGAATATGCAATAATCCGCGTGGTTCCGAGGGTGGAGCGGGAGGAATTCATCAACGCCGGGGTAGTGTTATGCCATTGGAAAAGAGATTTTCTGGGATGCAAGATCCACTTGGACCACAAGAAATTATTAGCTATTGATCCTCTGGCTGACGTAGAAATGATACAGCTAAATCTGGCTTCCTTTGAAAAAATATGTGCGGGCAAGGCCAATGGAGGAACTATTGCTTCAATGGATTTAGCATCCAGATTCAGGTGGCTTACAGCAGTGAGAAGCTCCATCATCCAAACTTCAAGGCCACATTCAGGCTATGCATCCAATTTGGAGCAAACATTGGAAAGGCTTTTTGAAGAGAATGTAGGGTAG
- the serS gene encoding serine--tRNA ligase, with product MLLVNQIRENYASVLAGLQKRNFANAEAVLNQAVELDERRKSTQAERDQIQSESNTISKQIGVLMRDGKAEEAVLIREKTAELKLQIKDLEDQNSKAEEELKALLYTIPNVPHISVPAGKSAEDNEVVLENGMVPSLHADKLPHWDLIKKYDIIDFELGAKITGAGFPVYKGKGARLQRALINFFLDEALAQGYEEIQPPILVNEDSGYGTGQLPDKEGQMYYADADDLYLIPTGEVPITNIYRDVILAESDLPIKNVGHSPCFRREAGSWGAHVRGLNRLHQFDKVEIVQITHPDKSYETLESMSGYVQGLLQKLELPYRVLRLCGGDMGFTSALTYDMEVFSAAQERWLEVSSVSNFETYQSNRLKLRFKGVDKKTHLAHSLNGSALALPRIVASILENNQTPEGINMPKVLHTYLGFDKIS from the coding sequence ATGCTTTTAGTCAATCAAATTCGAGAAAACTACGCAAGTGTACTTGCCGGCCTTCAAAAGAGAAATTTTGCAAATGCAGAAGCTGTCCTAAATCAGGCAGTTGAGCTGGATGAACGGAGAAAATCCACTCAGGCAGAGCGCGATCAGATACAAAGTGAATCCAATACTATTTCGAAACAGATTGGAGTATTGATGCGTGATGGAAAAGCAGAAGAAGCGGTTCTGATTAGGGAGAAAACAGCGGAGCTAAAGCTTCAGATCAAGGATCTGGAAGATCAAAACTCTAAAGCTGAAGAAGAGTTGAAGGCTTTGCTTTATACGATCCCCAATGTTCCCCATATTTCTGTGCCTGCCGGTAAATCTGCTGAAGACAATGAAGTGGTGTTGGAGAATGGGATGGTCCCCTCACTACATGCGGATAAACTTCCCCATTGGGACTTGATCAAAAAATATGACATTATTGACTTTGAACTAGGAGCGAAAATCACGGGGGCCGGTTTCCCTGTGTATAAAGGAAAGGGAGCAAGGCTGCAGCGGGCGTTGATTAATTTCTTTTTGGATGAAGCTTTAGCTCAGGGATACGAAGAGATTCAGCCTCCGATCTTGGTCAACGAAGATTCTGGTTATGGAACAGGGCAGCTTCCGGATAAGGAGGGACAAATGTATTATGCGGATGCGGATGACCTGTACCTGATCCCCACGGGAGAAGTTCCGATTACTAATATTTATCGTGATGTGATTCTTGCTGAAAGTGATCTGCCCATAAAAAATGTAGGTCATTCTCCCTGCTTCCGAAGAGAGGCGGGAAGTTGGGGTGCCCATGTAAGAGGACTAAACAGACTACATCAGTTTGACAAAGTAGAGATCGTGCAAATCACCCATCCCGATAAGTCCTACGAGACGCTGGAAAGCATGAGCGGCTATGTACAGGGGCTCCTGCAAAAACTTGAACTACCCTATCGGGTATTGAGACTGTGTGGAGGAGATATGGGATTTACATCAGCTTTGACTTACGATATGGAAGTATTCTCTGCCGCCCAGGAGAGGTGGCTGGAGGTGAGCTCTGTTTCCAACTTTGAAACGTATCAGTCAAACCGGTTGAAGTTGCGCTTCAAGGGTGTGGATAAGAAAACCCATTTAGCGCATTCACTGAATGGAAGCGCGCTGGCTTTGCCTAGAATTGTTGCCTCTATTCTGGAGAATAATCAGACGCCGGAAGGGATCAACATGCCGAAAGTACTTCATACTTATTTGGGATTTGACAAGATTTCCTGA
- the chrA gene encoding chromate efflux transporter: MSVKQVRYYLFLKDIITLSLTAFGGPQAFLAMLLERMVKRRAYIQEDELWELNALCNMLPGPSSTQLVCAIAYRAGGPNLAYLALLVWILPATLFMILAAMLIHFLQESTPGALDFARFIQPMAIGFIIFAAQKIIGKTIKTTEAMVLVLISAFVSFFYSSPYIFPVLLIIGGLSTSIKYKQQPELEKDAPLKIEWANFYLWGGVLVGAAVLGGITKYQPIILFENFYRNGSLIFGGGQVLVPYLYTEFVDFKHFLSSEEFLTGYAISQGIPGPTFSISSYVGALSMKEFGTAGFFIGGFIAAAGIFLPGIFLIFFVIRFWDQLKKYRPVRAALEGINAVSCGMLIAAAYLLFEPLEANGMNILFILATYVLLQFTKISSPVIIAGGVILGIIYNNLFL, encoded by the coding sequence ATGTCGGTAAAGCAAGTCCGATACTATCTATTTTTGAAAGACATTATTACGCTTTCCCTTACCGCATTTGGTGGTCCACAGGCATTCCTTGCCATGCTACTTGAGCGAATGGTGAAGAGAAGAGCCTATATTCAGGAAGATGAGCTCTGGGAGCTAAATGCACTTTGCAATATGCTTCCCGGCCCATCCTCCACCCAGTTAGTATGCGCGATTGCTTATCGGGCAGGAGGACCTAACCTCGCCTACCTTGCCCTTCTCGTCTGGATTTTGCCTGCTACACTCTTTATGATTTTGGCGGCCATGCTGATTCATTTTCTTCAGGAAAGTACCCCGGGAGCACTGGATTTTGCACGGTTTATTCAGCCAATGGCCATTGGGTTTATCATTTTTGCTGCACAAAAAATTATCGGTAAAACCATCAAAACTACCGAAGCTATGGTTCTGGTTTTGATTTCTGCATTTGTTTCATTTTTCTATAGTTCGCCCTACATCTTTCCTGTATTATTGATTATAGGAGGGTTAAGCACCTCTATCAAATACAAGCAACAACCTGAGCTGGAGAAGGATGCTCCGCTGAAAATCGAATGGGCCAACTTCTATCTTTGGGGTGGCGTGCTGGTGGGGGCAGCAGTGCTGGGTGGCATCACAAAGTACCAGCCGATCATTCTTTTCGAGAATTTCTATCGAAATGGGAGCTTGATTTTCGGTGGAGGACAAGTGCTTGTTCCCTATCTCTATACTGAGTTTGTAGACTTCAAACACTTCCTGAGTTCAGAAGAATTCCTTACCGGATATGCGATTTCCCAAGGTATTCCCGGTCCCACTTTCAGCATTTCGTCCTATGTGGGAGCCTTATCCATGAAAGAATTTGGGACTGCAGGTTTTTTCATAGGTGGATTTATAGCTGCGGCAGGAATTTTCCTTCCGGGAATTTTTCTCATCTTCTTCGTGATCAGATTTTGGGACCAGCTGAAGAAATATCGACCTGTAAGAGCTGCTTTGGAAGGGATTAACGCAGTATCCTGCGGAATGCTAATCGCAGCAGCGTATTTGCTCTTTGAACCCCTAGAGGCAAACGGAATGAATATTCTATTTATTCTAGCGACCTATGTATTACTCCAGTTTACCAAGATCTCTTCGCCTGTAATCATCGCCGGAGGTGTGATTCTAGGTATTATTTACAATAATTTGTTTTTATAA
- the yajC gene encoding preprotein translocase subunit YajC, whose translation MISTVLAQAAAGGGGILGQVFLFGSIILIMYFFMIRPQQKKQKESKKFIEEIKKGDEVVTIGGLHGKVSSVEGDVVLMELDRGLKVKVEKSAISLDFSRKPEPKK comes from the coding sequence ATGATTTCTACAGTATTAGCTCAAGCTGCCGCAGGTGGTGGCGGAATTTTAGGACAGGTTTTCCTTTTTGGTTCTATCATTTTGATCATGTATTTCTTCATGATCAGACCTCAGCAGAAGAAACAAAAGGAAAGCAAGAAATTTATTGAAGAAATAAAAAAAGGGGATGAGGTAGTCACTATAGGCGGACTCCATGGTAAAGTAAGTTCCGTAGAAGGCGATGTCGTACTAATGGAACTTGATCGGGGTCTTAAAGTAAAAGTAGAAAAGTCTGCTATCTCCTTAGACTTCTCCAGAAAGCCAGAACCTAAAAAATAA
- a CDS encoding HipA family kinase, whose protein sequence is MNQKLKLRTVNVTRYILPLREGGSLPALADADDGFKYVLKFRGAGQREKALIAELLGGEIARALGLKVPELVFANLDPAFGRSEGDEEIQDLLKGSQGLNLALHFLSGAINYDPVAMSTDPYLASQIVWLDMFITNVDRTFRNTNMLIWNRELWLIDHGASFLFQHAWVNWEKNAQGHFPIIKNHVLLPQALELEAVNEVFKKILTPEKIKAIVHTIPEEWLLAGGDSVDTIEIRTVYQNFLKLRLSYSDQFIKEAQDARTALI, encoded by the coding sequence ATGAATCAAAAATTAAAACTAAGGACGGTAAATGTGACCCGCTATATTTTGCCGCTGAGAGAGGGAGGATCATTGCCTGCTCTTGCCGATGCGGACGACGGGTTCAAATATGTGTTGAAATTCCGTGGGGCAGGTCAGCGCGAAAAAGCCCTTATCGCAGAACTACTCGGAGGGGAGATCGCAAGAGCCTTGGGATTGAAAGTACCGGAACTTGTTTTTGCCAATTTGGATCCGGCTTTTGGCAGATCAGAAGGAGATGAAGAAATCCAAGATCTTCTCAAAGGAAGCCAAGGATTAAATTTGGCGTTGCATTTCCTGTCCGGAGCCATCAATTACGACCCTGTCGCCATGAGTACAGATCCGTATTTAGCTTCGCAGATCGTGTGGCTGGATATGTTTATTACCAATGTGGACCGCACGTTTAGAAACACCAATATGCTTATCTGGAACAGAGAGCTTTGGCTGATAGACCATGGGGCTTCCTTCTTGTTTCAGCACGCCTGGGTCAATTGGGAGAAAAATGCCCAAGGCCATTTTCCAATCATCAAAAACCATGTGCTACTTCCCCAAGCTTTGGAGCTTGAAGCAGTAAATGAAGTATTCAAAAAGATTTTGACTCCTGAAAAGATCAAAGCCATCGTACATACAATTCCGGAGGAATGGCTACTTGCCGGTGGCGACTCTGTGGATACAATTGAAATCCGGACTGTTTACCAAAACTTTCTGAAACTCCGCCTTTCTTATTCAGATCAATTCATAAAAGAAGCCCAAGATGCAAGAACAGCACTTATATGA